From one Firmicutes bacterium HGW-Firmicutes-1 genomic stretch:
- a CDS encoding DNA-binding response regulator, producing the protein MGKVMIVEDNPSICTGLKEIVLSIDLSIDVITTGYAAKALSMAKNDIIEMFILDIHLKDYSGITLAEEIREIEHYTMTPIIFITSIPTHQLNAFIEIHCYDYIIKPFQVDRVKKTISNVIKYGISNVPTQQLNLILKQKGYSISVPQKDIVYIESKNRKLIMVTTKEIFTISTYTLLTIEKELCDRFIRCHKGFIVNESFIYKVDKSQEMIYLTNDYGKIPFGENYREALKGEWL; encoded by the coding sequence ATGGGAAAAGTAATGATTGTAGAAGACAATCCGTCTATATGTACGGGTTTGAAGGAAATAGTACTTAGTATTGATCTATCAATTGATGTCATTACGACCGGATATGCAGCAAAAGCACTTTCTATGGCAAAGAATGATATCATTGAAATGTTTATTTTAGATATTCATCTCAAAGATTATTCTGGAATCACATTAGCTGAAGAAATTCGTGAGATTGAGCATTATACAATGACTCCAATTATCTTTATCACATCCATACCTACTCACCAATTAAATGCATTTATAGAAATTCACTGTTATGATTATATTATTAAGCCTTTTCAAGTAGATAGAGTCAAGAAAACAATTTCTAATGTAATTAAATATGGCATAAGCAATGTGCCTACTCAACAGCTTAATCTAATATTAAAGCAAAAAGGCTATAGTATATCTGTTCCTCAAAAAGATATTGTTTATATAGAAAGTAAAAATCGAAAGCTCATCATGGTGACTACTAAAGAAATATTTACAATTTCTACATACACATTGTTGACAATTGAAAAAGAGCTTTGTGATAGATTTATCAGATGTCATAAAGGTTTTATAGTAAATGAAAGCTTTATTTATAAGGTTGATAAGTCACAGGAAATGATCTATTTAACAAATGATTATGGCAAGATTCCCTTTGGAGAGAATTATCGGGAAGCCCTAAAAGGGGAGTGGCTATGA
- the grpE gene encoding nucleotide exchange factor GrpE — MNEFIKEQELDNILLKLLVSRKNFEEKLLELIMKQLENESSMFLFSFKRELEQHNQFKELETLYYFSEEIKEIYTKCIDIFDKNVGRFKSKDIKEILKGIIWSLKNILDDYPQEPENKIELERIELVSGSVQHMKNIFQKAIQNYINNIPSGFLDFEISKLLEDLLGNVFDNEGSNIKEIHGYALKMINVLDRRIEGRKYISFVASARKNLDAFKSIHFDTFSSSIGDESDKDVLKNIITVIHELYNKLDVKEKELYVLVNGSKFSTNIIQQSFDKLKDYNHMIERVMKNEKLISLINSYQEDKLALFEKLKIEVSDELTKTIMFTLNEINELSIEVQYLSCQVVQALKLALEQLSKDTLKTFEETEEIVEIVETIKLKYETLKEKDLAYIISKKEHYIDYEKQLLDFNTEFQSKITYYFEKMMTESKESFMNAKEAFSRLVSQLIEHSLKADLSYLKTDLLFEMVTLEEIVKFCLPKLKLQQNENIKEIVQRIDDCYRLIEGIIKQAEIELIDPNVHDKFNGKEQEIIMAEIVEGFKKGEIVAVHTKGYKYKGIPVVRANVIAAK, encoded by the coding sequence ATGAATGAATTTATCAAAGAACAAGAGCTTGATAATATCTTGCTTAAGTTATTAGTTAGCAGAAAAAACTTTGAAGAAAAGCTCCTAGAGCTCATTATGAAGCAACTAGAGAATGAGTCTTCCATGTTTTTATTTAGCTTTAAACGGGAACTTGAGCAACACAACCAATTTAAAGAATTGGAAACATTGTATTATTTTTCAGAAGAAATAAAAGAAATTTACACCAAATGCATCGATATTTTTGATAAAAATGTTGGAAGATTTAAGTCAAAGGACATTAAAGAAATTTTGAAGGGTATCATATGGAGTTTGAAAAATATCCTTGACGATTATCCACAGGAACCAGAAAACAAAATAGAACTAGAAAGAATAGAATTGGTATCTGGATCAGTTCAGCATATGAAAAATATTTTTCAAAAAGCAATTCAAAACTATATAAATAATATTCCATCGGGATTTTTAGACTTTGAAATTAGCAAACTCCTTGAGGATCTTTTAGGCAATGTATTTGACAATGAAGGTTCAAATATAAAAGAAATCCATGGGTATGCACTTAAAATGATTAATGTACTTGATAGAAGAATCGAAGGTAGAAAATATATTAGCTTTGTAGCATCTGCAAGAAAAAATTTAGACGCATTTAAATCGATTCATTTTGACACCTTTTCCAGTTCTATTGGTGATGAATCAGACAAGGATGTTCTGAAAAATATTATTACAGTTATTCATGAACTATATAATAAACTTGATGTAAAAGAAAAAGAACTATATGTCCTAGTAAATGGATCGAAATTTTCTACTAATATCATTCAGCAATCCTTTGATAAATTAAAAGATTATAATCATATGATTGAGCGTGTAATGAAAAATGAAAAACTGATTAGCTTAATTAATTCCTATCAAGAAGATAAACTAGCGCTGTTTGAAAAGCTAAAGATTGAAGTTAGTGATGAATTAACGAAAACAATTATGTTTACTTTGAATGAAATCAATGAGCTATCCATTGAGGTTCAATATTTAAGCTGTCAAGTAGTACAAGCTTTAAAACTAGCCCTAGAGCAGCTATCAAAAGATACACTGAAGACTTTTGAAGAGACTGAAGAAATTGTTGAGATAGTGGAAACAATTAAGCTTAAGTATGAAACTCTGAAAGAAAAAGATCTTGCTTATATAATATCTAAGAAGGAACACTACATTGATTATGAGAAGCAACTTTTGGATTTTAATACAGAATTTCAGAGTAAAATTACATATTATTTTGAAAAAATGATGACAGAATCTAAAGAATCATTTATGAATGCAAAGGAAGCTTTTAGTAGGTTGGTATCACAACTAATAGAGCATAGTCTTAAGGCTGATTTATCCTATTTGAAAACAGATTTGCTTTTTGAAATGGTTACACTAGAAGAAATAGTAAAGTTTTGCTTGCCAAAATTAAAACTTCAACAGAACGAGAATATTAAAGAGATCGTTCAAAGAATAGATGATTGTTATCGATTAATTGAAGGTATCATTAAACAAGCAGAAATAGAGCTGATTGATCCAAATGTACATGATAAATTCAATGGAAAAGAGCAAGAAATTATTATGGCAGAAATTGTAGAAGGCTTCAAAAAAGGAGAAATTGTAGCTGTTCATACGAAAGGTTATAAATATAAAGGAATACCTGTTGTGAGAGCAAATGTAATTGCTGCAAAGTAG
- a CDS encoding threonine-phosphate decarboxylase, protein MTHFHGSDLEKIEAAYGIKKETIINFSSNVNPLGLSESIKTYLPQKIELIASYPDRNYLSLRCAIGNYIHMDSENIIVGNGSTELISLCIKAISPKKSLIIGPTYSEYEREVGLCGGSSAYYPLQEKNEFEIDIMHLKNSLTTDLDLLVICNPNNPTSTAITTSVMKEILIDCKKKNIFVLIDETYVEFVHDVNNVSAVQLVHDHDNVMVIRGVSKFFAAPGLRLGYAVCSSRSHILNIERQKNPWTINALAAFAGELMLMDKEYILKTHQHIADERKKIVTTLSKWDFVKFIDPVANFVLVKILNESFNASKLFNALLERKLMIRDASSFPFLDEQYFRFCFLHSAQNDLLLKSIEEILK, encoded by the coding sequence ATGACACATTTTCATGGAAGTGATCTTGAAAAAATAGAAGCTGCTTACGGAATAAAAAAAGAAACAATCATAAACTTCAGCTCTAACGTTAATCCTCTTGGTCTTTCTGAAAGCATCAAGACATATTTACCTCAAAAAATCGAACTTATTGCATCCTATCCTGATCGCAATTATTTAAGTCTTCGATGTGCCATTGGAAACTACATCCATATGGATAGTGAAAATATAATCGTAGGAAATGGCTCAACAGAGCTTATTTCTTTGTGCATAAAAGCGATTTCTCCAAAAAAATCTCTAATCATTGGTCCTACTTACTCAGAATATGAACGAGAGGTTGGTCTCTGTGGTGGTTCTTCAGCATATTATCCACTTCAAGAAAAAAATGAATTTGAAATAGATATTATGCACCTTAAGAACAGTTTAACCACGGATTTAGATTTGCTTGTCATATGTAACCCAAACAATCCAACTTCAACGGCTATTACTACTTCTGTGATGAAGGAAATTCTAATAGATTGTAAGAAAAAAAACATTTTTGTTCTTATTGATGAGACCTATGTTGAGTTTGTTCACGATGTTAACAATGTATCCGCCGTGCAATTGGTTCATGACCATGATAATGTGATGGTAATAAGAGGTGTTTCTAAGTTTTTTGCTGCTCCAGGTCTAAGACTTGGCTATGCAGTTTGTAGTAGTCGTTCTCATATTTTAAATATAGAACGTCAGAAAAACCCTTGGACTATAAATGCTTTAGCCGCCTTTGCTGGTGAGTTAATGCTAATGGACAAAGAATACATTCTCAAAACGCATCAACATATTGCTGATGAAAGAAAAAAAATTGTCACCACTTTATCTAAATGGGATTTTGTAAAGTTTATTGACCCTGTTGCAAATTTTGTATTAGTTAAAATCCTAAATGAATCCTTTAACGCTAGCAAGCTTTTTAATGCACTTCTTGAACGCAAACTAATGATTAGAGATGCATCAAGCTTCCCGTTTCTTGATGAACAGTATTTTAGATTTTGCTTCTTACATTCTGCTCAAAATGATTTACTCCTAAAAAGCATAGAGGAAATATTAAAGTAA